The following nucleotide sequence is from Allocatelliglobosispora scoriae.
TCCCCGGGGCGGTCTTCGCGGACCACGACGGTGACCTGTCCGACGGCCGGGTGCCGGGCGAGCACCGACTCGATCTCCCCCAGCTCGATCCGGAATCCGCGTACCTTCACCTGGTCGTCGACCCGGCCGAGGAAGTCGAGCTGCCCGTCGGCGCGCCAGACGACGAGGTCGCCGGTGCGGTACATCCGCTCGCCGGGCGCGCCGAACGGGTCGGCGAGGAAGCGCTCGGCGGTGAGGTCCGGCCGCCCGACGTAGCCCCGGGCGAGGCCGGGCCCGCTCAGGTAGAGCTCGCCGGGCTGTCCCGCAGGCACCGGCCGCAGCGCGTCATCGAGCACATATGCGCAGGTGGCAGGGTCGGGGATGCCGATCGGCACGGACGAGCCGGGCTGCTGGCGGGCCGGGTCGCACTCCCCCAGCGTCGAGTTGACGGTCACCTCGGTCGGTCCGTAGGCGTTGAACATCCGCCGCCCGGCTGCCCAGCGCGCCACGAGCTCCGGTGAGACCCGCTCGGTGCCCGCCAACAGGACTCCGGTCGGCAGCACGCACTCGTCGGGCAGCGCGGCGAGCAGCGTCGGCGGCAGGATCATGAAGTTGACGTCGTGGGCGACGGCGTAGTCGGTGAGCTCCGGTCCCGGCACGCGCCGCTCGGCGGGGACGATGACGAGCCGCCCGCCGGAGAGCAGCGACAGGCATAGATCGAAGAAGGCGACGTCGAAGCTGGGCGAGGCGAACTGCAGGACCCGGTGCGGTCCCGGACCGAACCGCTCGCGCATCGTGGCGACGAGCTTCGCGACCCCGCTGTGCGACAGCAGCACGCCCTTGGGCCGCCCCGTCGATCCCGAGGTGTAGATCACGTACGCGGCGTTGAGCACCCCGAGCCCGGCTCGGTCCACATCGGAGATCGGCACTCCGGCCAGCTCCGCGGCGGCGGCATCGGTGTCCAGCAGCAGCGTCGGCACTCCGTCGGCGCCGAGCCGCTCGGCGAGTGCCGAGGTCGTGACGAGGCAGACCGGTCGCGCGTCGCCGACCATGTAGGCGAGCCGCTCGGCCGGGTAGTCGGGGTCCAGCGGCAGATAGGCCCCGCCGGCCTTCAGCACGGCGAGCTCCGCGACGATCATGTCAATCGATCTGGGTACGCCCAGAGCCACCACCCGTTCGGGCCCGACGCCACGGGCGCGAAGCGCGTGCGCCAGGCGGTTGGCCCGCTCGTCGAGCTCGGCATAGGTGAGGCGGGTGTCGTCGAAGACCAGCGCGGTCGCGTCGGGATCGCGGCGGACCTGCTCGGCGAAGAGATCCGGGAACGTGGCGAGGACCAGGCGCTCGTCCGTCGTGCTGGCGATCATCGCGCTGGTGGCGTCGCCGCGATCAGTCCACATGGTGAAGTCGCTCCCGAGTGTCTGTTCTCGACCGGCTGGAGTCGGCGGACGAAGCACGCCGCCTGTCGGAACTGTAAGGTAAGCCTTACCTAAACGCAACCGTCACTCAGGGCGACCAAGTCACCTCACGACGTTAGAACCAGGAAGCTTAGGCTATCCTAATTTTGGCTGTTACGATGCCGCGCATGACGCGCATCAATGCCAATGTCTCGCGCCGCGGTCTCCTCCTCGGCGCAGGTGCGATGGCCGCCGCCGGCCTGCTCGCCGCCTGCGGTGACGACACGGAGCCGACGACGGCGTCGAGCCCCGCGAAACCCAAGCCCACCGGCCCGTGGAGCTTCACCGACGACCGCGGCAAGACGATCAGCCTGCCGGCGTACCCGCAGCGGTTGGTGTGTCAGACCGGACCCGCGGCCGCGCTGTGGGACTACGGCATCGCCTCGGTCGGCCTCTTCGGACCGCAGACGCGCCCGGACGGCGGCCGGGAGCTGGAGACCGGCAGCCTGGACCTCGCGAAGCTCACCGCGATCGGCGGCGCCGAGTGGGGCGACTTCAACCTGGAGCAGTACGCCGCGCTCACCCCCGACCTGCTGGTGACCACGGTCTTCGACGACCAGCTCTGGTATGTCCCCGAGGAGAGCCTCGACAAGATCGGCAAGATCGCGCCGATCGCCGCACTGCAGGTCGAGTCGAAGAACCTGCCCGACGTACTCGCCCGCTTCCTCGACCTCGCCGTCTCCCTCGGCGTCGACCGGGAGTCGGAGCTCGTCAAGAAGGCGAAGGGCGACTTCGACAAGGCGTCCGAGGACCTGCGCGGCGTGCTCGCCGCGAAGCCCGGCCTCAAGGTGCTGGCGGTCTCGGCGACGAAGGACGAGATCTACTTCGCCAAGCCCAAGGACGTCACCGACCTGGACTACTTCGGCACGCTCGGCATGGGCCTGGTCCAGCCCGGCGGCCCCGACGACTACTGGGAGGTCGCGAGCTGGGAGAAGGCCGACCGCTACCCGGCCGATCTCATCATCTACGACGCGCGCGGCTACGAGGCGCTGCCGCTCGCCGAGGCACGGAAGGTGCCGACTTTCCAGAAGCTGCCCGCCGTGCAGGCCGACCAGGTCGCCGCGTGGAAGCACCTCGTGCCGCCGAGCTACCAGCAGGTCACGGTCGCCCTGAAGGAGATGGCCGAGACGATCAGCAGGTCACGGACCGACATCGTCGCCTGACGGAGGTGGACCGGCCGGACCTCCGCTCGATCGGGTCCGGCCGTCGGCCCTGCCGCGCCTGGTCAGGCGGGCGTGGCCTCCGCTGCCGGTCCGTTCATCGGGATGTTGCGCAGGTTGAGCACGATGATCAGAGCCACGCCCACCACCAGCGCGATGTCCGCCACGTTGCCCACGAACGGGCCGTAGTCGATGAAGTCCACCACGTGCCCCCTCGCGAAGCCGGGCTCGCGAAACAGCCGGTCCAGCAGATGCGTGAACGCACCGCCGAGCATCAGGCCGAACCCGACGGCCCAGGCCCGCGACGCGACCCGCCGGGCGACGTAGGCGATCACCACGACCGCCACCGCCGCGAACAGCGTCAGCACCCACGTGTATTCGGTGCCGAGCGAGAACGCGGCGCCCGGGTTGTAGGTCAGCCGAAGCCGCAGTAGCTCGCCGATGACGTCGATCGGCGCCCGGCCGGTCAGCGCCGCCACCGCCCACCACTTGGTCAGCTGATCGACCGCCACCAGGCCTGCGGCCAGGGCCAACAGCATCGGGAACAGTCGCGGCGTCCGGCTCGGCGACGCTGTCCGGTCATCGGCCGGCTGGCCCATCTTGATCTCCCTGCCCCAGTGCCTGCGACGTGCGGCTTGCCACATTAACCCATCGGCGGCACCGAACGCCTCTCCCGATCATGGGGGGATCCGCCCCTCCGCTGGCAGGATGGTGCGATGTTCACCGCCCGCCGTTCTCGCCACGACCTCGTTTCGGCCTCGCTCGCCGCCCGCCGTGACGACGAGCTGGCGGCGTTGCTCGATTCCGCGCCCATCGGGGCGGTGGGGGTGGGCGGCGGGGCGACGAAGCTCGACGTCGACGGCGTGCCGGTTTTCGCCAAGCGGATTCCGATCACCGACCGGGAACTGGCCCATCCGCACAGCACGGCGAACCTGTTCGAACTGCCGGCCTACTGCCAGTACGGCATGTACCCCCTCGCCGGCCCGGGCTTCGGCGCTTGGCGTGAGCTGGCCGCGAACACGATCGTCTCCGAAGGGGTCCTCGCCGGCGAGACGGAGTCCTTCCCGTTGCTTCACCACTGGCGGGTGCTACCCGGTCGCCCGCCCATCGCGTCCGAGCATCTGGACGTCGACGCCGTCGTCACCCAGTTCGACGGCTCGTCGGCCGTACGCACCCGCTTCGAGGAACTGGCCGCCGCCGAGTCCAGCCTCGTACTGTTTCTCGAGTACCTCCCCTTTGAGCTGTCGGACAGACTGACCGACCCGATCGGTATGGCCGAGACGTTCGAGCGGCAGTTGTTCGAGGTCACGGCGTTCCTGCGGAGCCGCGAACTGCTGCACCTGGACGGACACTTCGGCAACATGCGGGCCGACGACGATCGGATCTACCTCGTCGATTTCGGGCTGGCCACCTCGCCTCGATTCGACCTGTCGGACGCCGAGCGCGACTTCGTCGCGCGCAACACCGGCCACGATGCCGACTACGCGGCGATGCGACTGGTGAACTGGCTGGTCACCGAGGTGTGCGGGGTGCCGGTGCCGGATATTGGTGGTCCTGTTGCCCGCAACAGATATGTGCGCCGGTGCGCTGGCGGCGACATTCCGCAGGGCGTGCCGATGGCCGTGGCGGAGATCCTTGCCCGGCACTCCCCAGCGGCGGCGCGGATGAACGACTTCTGCTGGAAGCTGTTCGACGGCGACATCCACGCGGAGTACCCCGGCCGGTAGCACGGCTATACCGATCGCTGGAGGTGGTGCTATCGGTGCCGCCATCCCCGTAGTGGCGGCGATGACGGCGGGCCAGCCCGCGTCAGCTGCGCTGGGGCCTCGATCTCGATCTGACTCGTCAAGGCGAGCAGTCAGGGCCGGTGCGCGTGACGTTGACCGTGTCCTCCGGTGGCACAGGCAGGTCGTCAACCGAATAGCTCCCCGTCTGATCCCCACGCGCAGCGGCCATCTCGGTCAGCGTCTTGCTCTCGCCAGGAGTGAGCAGCAGGGCGTGCAGCTGATACGGCCCGGCCTGCTGAAGCCTGACATTGTTGATCCTCCACGTCTTCGTCGATACGAAGACCTGCGCCGACTCTGCAGCAGGGAAGAAGGGCCCGTCCCCCACCGCAATCCGCAGTACCTTTCCCTTGGGCACGGTTCCCCTACCTGAAACGGCGGAAAAGCATTCGCTCACAGTGCCGCCGTTGCCGTCCATCTTGATGACTGCAGGAGAGGGTGGGGGCAGCGGTCGCGAGGTGCTCCGGGTGGGGGCAAGGGCCGTCGTCGTGGTCACAACCGTGGTGGTAGGCGCGACTGGTTTCGGAGTCGCCGGTGACGACGGGGCACCGCCGGACGACACCGAGGGGGACGGGGAGCTCGCCGGGTCCATGGCGACAAGCGATCGGACATCGCCCACCGCCGCCCACAGCGCGACACCTGCCAGGATGAACGCCGTTAGAGCGGCCAGGAACTTCTGGCCCGCGGTCAGCGACTCGGTGAGCCTGTGAAGCCAGGAACGACGGGGCGGCTCGGTGGAGTCATGGCTCACGGTAGACAAGCATCGCGGAGCCTCCGATATAGAGGCACTGGATGATCGGCCTGATTTCATCCGGACGAGCTGATTGTCGAGCGTCACCATCCCGGCAACGGGCCTGGTTACGTACCCGCGCCGCACCAGGCGGCTACGTCGCAACGGTGAGGAGCTGCGCCCGTCAGGCGGGCAGGCTCTCTGCGAAGTCCGTCAGGTCGGCGGCCACGTGCTCGGGCTGTTCCCAGAGGACGAGGTGGCCGGTGTCGTCGTACACGACCAGTCGCGAGCCGGGGATGGCCGCCGCGAGGGCCTCCTGGTCTGCTCTGGGTAGCACCTCGTCCCGACCGCCCCAGATGATCAAGGTGGGTGCGGTGATCGTCGCGGTCTCGGTCGGCGGCACCGCAGCGGTCAGGCCGTCGAGTGCGCCGCGCCACACATGCGCGGGCATCCGGGCGCCGTCGTCGACCCGGTCCTGGATGTACCGGGCCGGGACGGCGTGGAAACGTGGGAACCACTCCAGCGACGCGGTCACCCACTCGCGGTCGACGGGGTCGGTGAGCCGGTCGACCGCATCGGCGAAATCCGGCCGCCCGTGCAGGCTGCGCGGTGATCCCACCAGGACCAGCCCGGTCACCCGACCGGGGCTGGAGACCGCCACCTGCTGCGCGACATAACCGCCGCTGGAGGACCCCAGCAGCACCGCCGAAGCCATACCCACCGCATCCATGAACGCTTCCACGTCGGCGGCGAAGTCCACCAGGGCATAGCCGTCGACCGGCGCACTGGCGCCGCCGTGACCACGCTGGTCCATCGCCACCGCGTGGATCGTCGCGGGCAGCAACGGCAGCATCCGGTCGAAGCTGCCCAACGATTCGCCCCAGGCGTGCAGGAGGACGACCGGCGCACCCGAACAATCCCCGTACGCGACGTAGGGAACCGTGACACCCGTCGACAGCTCGACCACATGACGGCGCAGGTCATGACCCACAACCCGATCGTATGCCCGGGCCCGCGACACAGGCGCCGATTGGGCGACATGACTCACGGTGGACGCGCACGGGAATCAGCTGCTCGGGACCCTCGCTCATATCAGAGGTGCCCGGCATACGCCGACCCGAGAAGTGACTGGCGGCCGGGCTCTGGGACGGTGGACGGATGGAGCCCGCGTTCGTACTTGTGCATAGCCTGCTGCTCGGTCCTCTGACATGGGCTCCGGTAGCGGCCAGACTGACGGCCGCGGGCGCAGGGACGGTGGTTCCCTCGCTGGTCGACGTGACCGACGCGGACGACCCGCCGTTCTGGCAACGCGTCGTCGACAGAGTCCACGACGCGGTCTCGCTGTTACCGCAGGGCCAACCGATCATCCTGGTCGCGCACAGCAACGCTGGTCCCCTCGTTCCGGTCCTCGTCCACGCGGCACGGCGTCCGGTCGTCGGCTGTCTGTTCGTCGAGGCACGACTGCCCTCCCGTACCGGGCCGACGCCTACCGCGTCGTTGGAGCACCTTGACTACCTACGCACCAAGGCAACGGAAGGCCGGCTGCCGCAGTGGACGACGTGGTGGCATGAGGACGACGTCGCGATGCTGTTTCCCGATCCGCAGACCAGGTTGATGGTTTCGGCCGAACAGCCACGGCTTCCGTTGAGCTACTACGAGCAGCACATTCCCGTACCTCACGGCTGGGACGATCGGCCGTGCGGGTATCTATTGTTCGGATCGTCGTACGACCACGTGGCGCAGGACGCCCGCGAACGCGGCTGGGAGGTCGACCGTATCCATGGCCGGCATCTGCATCAACTCGTCGATCCAGACGCGGTGGCTGCTCGCATCGTCGCCATGACCGGAAGGTGGGGCTTATCGGCTGACTGAGCCAACACGCCCCATGCCGCAACGAACGCGTTGCGGTGTCCGTGGGAATCCCCGCCTGGACAGGTCGGGCCCATGGGTTTCGCTGCGTCGTCAGTTCTCCACCCCATAGGAGGCGAATGCGTACACCCCTGGGCTTTGCTTTTCGATCTCCGCTGCCACCCGTGCTCCCACTCGCCGCCAGCCCTCCTCGTGGTCCTCTCGGATCTCGTCAGGCATCTGGACATATGCGTAGGAGGAGTAGAGCAGGACGCCCAATGCTCTCTGTTCCTCCTGGTCGTAGCCGTAGATCGACGGCTTGGCCGGCTCGCCGTCATCGCCGGTCACGCCCACACTGAGACAGGCAGCTCGAACAAGCTCGAAAACCCGAGCCTGCTCCTCCTCTGACAGCTCCGCGCGGTCCCGCCTGGATACGAAAAGCGCTGGGCCGTACGCAGACATGCACCCTCCAGACGATCCGTAGTACCTGGCTGACAGCCTAACGACGTCGTGATTCGATCCGCAGGACGAGGGTTTCAGCCCGGCAGGCAACGCTATGCTGCTTGATCGCAGGCGACCTACCGGAGTCCGCCCGCTGCTGTCGACATCGAGGACTCGCCGATGCCCCACGTGACGCTTTACGCGCTAGAGGAAGAGCTCACCGGTCGTGAACCCATCCTCATCGCCGAACTGACCTCCGCCGTGGTGTCCGTCTACGGCGAATGGGTCCGGAGCTCAGTGGATGTCAAGCTTGTCGGCGTACCTGCGGGACGATGGGCTCGCGGCGGGGTAGCGGTCGCTTCGGCTGCACCCTCGGTTACCTTCGGCATGCGCGAGGACGTATTCGCACGACCGGATGCGGCCGGCGTCATCGCCCGCCTCGTCTCCGCATTCACCGATGCGGTCACGGCCGTGTTCGGCGACGGTTGCCGCGACGAAATCCTGGTCGAATTGGTCGGCCAGCCCACGTCCAGATCCGGGCTCGGCGGCAAGGTCATCAGCTTCGGCAGCGCAAGCGACTATTGACCGGCCACGGTGGCCGGGTGGCGGTCACAGCAGGCCGTGCTCGCGTAGCTGGTCTGGCCGCAGGCACCCGGTCAGGTTGTGCTGCGGGAATGTCGTTGCGAATCGGGCTTGGGCGGCGAACGATCGGTGCCGTGTTGATCGTGGGTATGGATACCGAGATCCCGGCCGGTGGCGTCGTCGTCGTCATCGACGTCATCCGGGCTTTCACGACGGCTGCGGTTGCTTTCGAACGTGGTGTGGCGGAGATCGCGTGTGCGCCGTCGGTCGAGGTCGGCCGAAGTCTGCGGCGGCTGTACCCGGACCGTCTTCTGGTCGGGGAGACCGGCGGGCTCAAGCCTGCGGACTTCGACTTCGGGAACTCGCCGTCGGAGATGTCGATGGCCCAGCTTGCAGGCCGGCGGCTGATCCAGGCGACGTCGAACGGAACGCTCGGGCTCGCCCGGTGTCGGGCTCCGGCGGCGCTGCTCGCGGTGTCGGCGCGCAATGTCGGTGCCACGGCTCGATGGATCGCGAGCAACCACGCCGACACTCCGTGCACTCTCGTCTGCACCGGGCGGACGGCTGAGGACTGGGCCTGTGCGAGATACCTGGGCGGCCTTCTCGACGGCTCGGCCCCGGTGCGGGCGGACCTGGTCACAGGCATCATGGAAGGGGCCGCGGAGCATGCCCGCCGTTATGCGCGGCTGCCCGCGTCCGAACGCGTCGATCTCTCCACGGACCTCCACTTCTGCTGCGACGTCGATCGATCCGCATTCGCCATGGTCGGCGAAGTCCGCAACGACCACGTCGTCCTCGCCAGGGTGCCGTGCTGAATCGGCACAGCTTCCCGCATGCGAGGGGGCGGCGCTTCGCTGCTTGGTCGCAGGCGACCTACCGGAGTCCGCCCGCTGCCGTCTGACCTCGATGATGTGCCGACGACCGGCGCCGGCGCAGCTCAGCGTGTGGCCGCGTCGGTGATGATCGCCTGCAGCCGGGTCTGGCATTCGGCGACGAAGGCGGGATAGGTGTGCCAGTAGTACGAGATCCCGCTGGCACCGACCGCGATGGCCCAGGCGCGGGCGCGCGACCAGGTCACGTCGTCGAGATCCATGGCGTCCCAGTAGGCACGTCGAGCCTGGGGCGGCAAGTCCCACACCGTGGCGTGCTCGGCGTCGGGTAAGCCGATCGACAGGCCGCCGAAGTCGATGACCGCGTGCAGCCTCCCGCCCTGAACCAGCAGGTTGGCGGGTCTGAGGTCGCCGTGGAGCCACACCTCGGGTCCGGTCCGCTCGGGCAGGGCGAGCGCGGCACGCCACAATCGTTCCAGGCCCTCGACGTCGATCTCCGCGCCGACGGTTGTCCGGCAGTCCGCGAGGCACCTGCTGATCCACTCGTCGCAGGCACGCAGATTTCCCCCGCGATACCAGCTCAGCTTCCCCGTGCGGGTCTCCCCCATCAGTTCTACGGCGTGGAGGTCCTGTACGACGGCCGCCAGATCGGCGCCGAATGCCGCCCAGTCCTGGACGGTGCCGGGCTGGACCTCGTCGCCCTCTATCCAGCGGTAGACCGACCACGGCAACGGGAACGCAGCCGTGGCCGTACCGGCATGGAGAGGCTCCGGGACCGGGAACGCGAGCAGCGGCGCGAGCCGGGGAAGCCATTCCTGCTCCTTGCGCAGGGAGCGCGCCTTGTCCGCGGTTCGCGGCAGTCGCACGAGCAGATCGCCGCCCAGCCGGTACATGATGTTGTCGGTACCCGCGCCCGCCGGCGACAGCGGCAGACGTGCCCACTGCGGGCACTGTTCTTCCAGCAACGATCTGATGATCACCCGATCGACCGGGACCTCATCCTGGTGCAGCGTCACGCTGAGATCTTCCGCCGGATGTCGCGGGCGAACCAACGAGTTTCTGGTCGGCGCTGCCCGTTTCGCCGCCGTCCGTGGGACACCTTAACGGATCGCGTTCACTGAGCTGTCACACAGCGCCATGGTGATGTAGCGGAGCCATCACATACGGTTAAGTGATGCCCCTCGATGATGTTCGGCTCACACCCGGCACGACCGTGGTCATCCCGCCGATCCCCCTCCGACTCCCCCTGGCCAGGCACCCTGACCTGGAGGCGATCGAGCCGGTCTGCCGGGCTTGGATCCGGCCATACCTGCTGCGCTACTTCGGCGACGGCGACCGGACCGACCGCTACCTGCGGCAGGGGATGTCGAGCTGGGGCGGGATGTGCTACCCGCACGCCCTGCCGGATCGACTGCTGCCGCTGCTCAACAGCATGTACGCGTTGACCGCCCTCGACGACGCCTTCAGCCATCCCGACATCATCGCCAGCGTGGCCGAGAGCTCCCGGCTGCGCGACCGCGTCGTCGACATCCTGCACGGCGCCGCACCCACCGCCGACCTGCCCATCGGCGAGCTGCTGCGGGCCGCCCTCGACCGGCTCGAACCCGGCATGACCCCGGGGATGCGGCAGCGGCAGGTGCGGCACATCACCGCGATCGCCGACAGCATGGTCGCCGAGGTCCGGGCCCGCACCGACGACGAGGCTGCGCCGGAGCTGGAGACCTACCTGCGGGCGCGGATCACCAACTCCTTCGGCTACTGGGCGACCCTCATCACCGAGTACGCCATCGGCCAGGACCTGGGCCGGGAACTGGACGCGTCGGCCGACCTGCGCGACGCGCTGGACCTCGTCATCCGGCACATCAGCCTCGTCAACGACCTCTTCTCCTTCGCCAAGGAGTGGGAGGAGGGCGAGACGATGAACGCCGTCTGGATCCTCTGCGCCCGGGAGTCCCTGTCGCTGCAGCAGGCGGTGGACCGCATCGCCGAGGAGTCGATCCGCGCCGAGGCGGCATTCATCGCCACCGCCCGAGGGATCATCGCGGAGCGGCCGGAGCTGAGGCTCTACCTGACGGAGCTGGGCCACATGCTCACCGGCAGCATGCGCTTCCACCGGATGACGAGCCGCTATCACGGCTCCCAGCAGGAGATCGCCGGTGACTCCGCCGGGACCGACGCACCGACGACGCTTGTCATCCGCGCGATGGGCACGGTGCACCGCCCGCTGCCGAGGCCCTGACCCCGGTCGCGGCTACTCTTCGATCAAGAGATCGGGGAGGCGGCATGACGGTGTGGGGCAGGCAATCCAGGCGCGATCTGGGGATAACGGCGCTGGTGGAGGGATTCTTCGCGTCCGCGTGGTTCGGCTGGGGCGGCGGCGACGCACCAGCTCACTGGCAGACTCCGCTCATCGCGGGATCGATCGCCGCCGTGGCGCTCGCCGTCGTGGGGGCGATCGTCGGCTTCAGCAGCCCGGCGGCGACCGGGGTCGCGAGGGACCGGGCCGCCTCGCGCCGCTACGGCATCATCACCGGCGTCGAGTTCACCGTGGCCGGCATCGGCGCGGCGATCCTCGGCACGACAGGACAGGCGGAGTTCATCGCGCCCTGGATCTGCCTCGTGGTCGGCCTGCATTTCCTGCCGCTCGCCGCGGTGCTGCGGGATCGGCTGCTGATCCCGCTGGGCCTGCTGCTCTGCTGTGTCGCCGTGGCGGGGACGGCCGTCGGGCTCTTCGGCACGATCGCCGCGGATGCCGTCACGGGTGCGGGCGCGGGGGTGCTGCTGCTCACCTTCGGTGCGATCGCGCTGGTCACGGGCCTGCGTACCCCCAAGGGTGAGAGCACGCCCGTCTCAGCCGCAGGATGACGCAGGGGTCAGATCCTGCGTCGTCGGGCCAAGAACACCCCGGTCAGCACCAGCGCCGTGCCGATCGCCATCCCGACGGTCACGCTCTCGTGCAGGACGAGCGCGCCGAGCGTGATCGACACCACCGGCAAAAGGTAGGTGACGACCGAGGCGGCCGTCGGTCCCTCGTCCGAGATGAGCCGGTAGTTCAGCACGTAGGCCGCGCCGGTACAGAGCATGCCGTGGATCAGGATGCTCACCACGGCGTCAGCACGCCAGGTGATCGGCTGCAGACCGGCGAACGGCAGTGCGAACGCCAGCAGCACGGTGGCCGCGCCGAGCTGGCTCGCGGACAGCATCAGCGGCGGCACCCCCCGGTTCGCGAGGAAGCGTCCCATGTAGACATAGCTGACGCCGTAGCTCGCCGCTGCGGCCAGGCAGGCGAGTCCGCCCACGGTGGCGATCTCGCCCGCGGCCCGCCACGGCGAGAAGATCACGATGGTGCCGAGGAATCCGAGTGATATGCCCAGCGCCCGGTACACGGTGATGGCCCGATCGCTGCCGGCGAGGTAGGCGATGGCCACGGTCCACAGCGGGGCGGTCGCGTTGAGGACACCCCCGACGTTGGAGTCCACGGTCTGCACACCGATGCCGATGAGCAGGTAGGGGATCGCATTCGCGACCACGGCGGCGACGAAGAGGTGGCCCCACGTGGAGGCCGTGCGCGGGAACCGCAACCCGCGCGACAGCGCGATCGGCGTCAGCACCACGAAACCGAGCAGCACCTGCAGGAAGACGAGTTGCATCGGGCTGAACCCGCGCAGTGCCACCTTGACCCAGAGGAAGCTCGATCCCCACAGCAGCGCGAGCAGTGCGAGCCGACCGACGGCAGCGCGCTTCACACCCGATCCCCGGACGGCAGGTCCGGCGGGATCGGCCGCAGGTTCGGTGATCAGCCCGTCGAGCGGCCGTCGCTCGCCGTCCGTGCCCGCCATAGCCCCGCCCATCGCATCGAAGCTCTCGAAAGTCTCGCGCCACGATACCCATATCGGCGGGCGGGCGGGTCCAGCTCCGTTCGTCGATGCGATCGCGCTGGTCACGGGCCCGCGTGCCCCCGACCCTGAGCGCACGCCGGTCTCAGCCGCCGGGTGAGGCCTACCGGAAGGCCGAATTGATCATAGAATGGGCGTCATGCGATTTGGACATTTTGTACCCCAGGGCTGGCGCCTCGACCTGGCCGGCGTGCCCGTCACGGAGCAGTGGGCGGTCATGCGCGACCTCGCCGTCTCCGCCGACGAAGGCCCCTTCGAGTCGATCTGGGTCTACGACCACTTCCACACCGTGCCGGTCCCGACCGATGAGGAGACCTACGAGGCCTGGACGCTCATGGCCGCGTTCGCCGCGGTCACCAAGCGCGTGCGCCTCGGGCAGATGTGCACCTGCATGGCCTACCGCAATCCGGCCTATCTCGCCAAGGTCGCCGCGAGCATCGACGTCATCTCCGGCGGGCGGGTGGAGATGGGCATCGGAGCCGGTTGGTACGAGCACGAGTGGCTCGCCTATGGCTACGGCTTCCCGTCGGCGGGCGAGCGGCTCGCCAAGCTCGCCGAGGGCGTGGAGATCATGAAGCAGGCCTGGACGACCGGCACCTCGACGCTGCAGGGCAAGCACTACCAGGTCGACGGTGCGATCAACCGCCCGCTGCCGCTGCAGTCCGATGGCATCCCGCTGTGGATCGCCGGCGGTGGCGAGAAGAAGACCCTGCGCATCGCCGCGCAGTACGCCAGCTACACCAACTTCGACGGCTCGCCCGACGGGTTCAAGCACAAGTCGGCGCTGCTCGCGCAGCACTGCAAGGACCTCGGCACCGACTTCGACGCGATCACGCGGTCGGCCAACTACAACGTCATCATCGGCGAGACCGAGTCCGACGTGGCCGACAAGCTGGCCTGGGTGCGGGCCCACTACCAGCCGCTGATCCCGGCCGACCGGCTCGACGGCGTCGCCGAGCAGTACGCCTCCGGCCCGCTCGTCGGCACACCGGAGCAGATCGTGGCGAAGCTGACGGAGATGGATGCGCTGGGCATGACCTACGCGATCACCTACTTCCTCGACGCGGCCTACGACCGCAGCAGCATCGACCTGTTCGCCACGAAGGTCATCCCGGCGCTCGCCGGATGAGTCGTGGTGGAGCGGGTGTCACGGAGACCGACGTGACACCCGCTCCACCACGACTTTCACGTCTCCTCATCCGAAAGATG
It contains:
- a CDS encoding DMT family transporter; amino-acid sequence: MAGTDGERRPLDGLITEPAADPAGPAVRGSGVKRAAVGRLALLALLWGSSFLWVKVALRGFSPMQLVFLQVLLGFVVLTPIALSRGLRFPRTASTWGHLFVAAVVANAIPYLLIGIGVQTVDSNVGGVLNATAPLWTVAIAYLAGSDRAITVYRALGISLGFLGTIVIFSPWRAAGEIATVGGLACLAAAASYGVSYVYMGRFLANRGVPPLMLSASQLGAATVLLAFALPFAGLQPITWRADAVVSILIHGMLCTGAAYVLNYRLISDEGPTAASVVTYLLPVVSITLGALVLHESVTVGMAIGTALVLTGVFLARRRRI
- a CDS encoding aminoglycoside phosphotransferase family protein, translated to MTLHQDEVPVDRVIIRSLLEEQCPQWARLPLSPAGAGTDNIMYRLGGDLLVRLPRTADKARSLRKEQEWLPRLAPLLAFPVPEPLHAGTATAAFPLPWSVYRWIEGDEVQPGTVQDWAAFGADLAAVVQDLHAVELMGETRTGKLSWYRGGNLRACDEWISRCLADCRTTVGAEIDVEGLERLWRAALALPERTGPEVWLHGDLRPANLLVQGGRLHAVIDFGGLSIGLPDAEHATVWDLPPQARRAYWDAMDLDDVTWSRARAWAIAVGASGISYYWHTYPAFVAECQTRLQAIITDAATR
- a CDS encoding LLM class F420-dependent oxidoreductase, whose amino-acid sequence is MRFGHFVPQGWRLDLAGVPVTEQWAVMRDLAVSADEGPFESIWVYDHFHTVPVPTDEETYEAWTLMAAFAAVTKRVRLGQMCTCMAYRNPAYLAKVAASIDVISGGRVEMGIGAGWYEHEWLAYGYGFPSAGERLAKLAEGVEIMKQAWTTGTSTLQGKHYQVDGAINRPLPLQSDGIPLWIAGGGEKKTLRIAAQYASYTNFDGSPDGFKHKSALLAQHCKDLGTDFDAITRSANYNVIIGETESDVADKLAWVRAHYQPLIPADRLDGVAEQYASGPLVGTPEQIVAKLTEMDALGMTYAITYFLDAAYDRSSIDLFATKVIPALAG
- a CDS encoding terpene synthase family protein, with the translated sequence MPLDDVRLTPGTTVVIPPIPLRLPLARHPDLEAIEPVCRAWIRPYLLRYFGDGDRTDRYLRQGMSSWGGMCYPHALPDRLLPLLNSMYALTALDDAFSHPDIIASVAESSRLRDRVVDILHGAAPTADLPIGELLRAALDRLEPGMTPGMRQRQVRHITAIADSMVAEVRARTDDEAAPELETYLRARITNSFGYWATLITEYAIGQDLGRELDASADLRDALDLVIRHISLVNDLFSFAKEWEEGETMNAVWILCARESLSLQQAVDRIAEESIRAEAAFIATARGIIAERPELRLYLTELGHMLTGSMRFHRMTSRYHGSQQEIAGDSAGTDAPTTLVIRAMGTVHRPLPRP